AAGGATGCTTGGGGTTGGCAAGAAGCTCGTCCTTGGGGCCTATCTCCACCAACTTGCCGGCATACATCACAGCGATTCGATCACTTACATAGCGGATCACACTCATCGCATGCGAGACGAAGATGTAGGTCAACTGGAACCGCTCTTGCAACTCCTTCAGCAGGTTGAGGATCTGAGCCTGAATAGACACGTCCAGCGCGGATACCGGCTCATCGGCCACGATCAACTTGGGTCTGACCACCAATGCTCGCGCGATCCCGATGCGCTGCCGTTGGCCGCCGCTGAAACTGTGCGGGTAACGCCGCAAGTGCTCCACTCTCAGCCCGACCTGCTGGATCACCTCAGTGACCCGCTCCTCTAGCTCCTTGCCTTTGGCGATGCCATTCACCAGGAGCGGCTCGCCCACGGTCTCTAACACATTCATGCGCGGGTTCAACGAGGAGAAGGGGTCCTGAAAGATGATCTGCACGCTGCGACGAAAAGTCCGCATGTCCTTGCTGTCTAGATTATGGACCGGCAATACGCGCTCGCCGTCCCGCAGGTAGATCTCCCCAGCGGTCGGCTGATAAAGCCGGACGATGCATCGGCCCAACGTGGTTTTGCCGCAGCCGCTCTCCCCTACTACGCCTAGCGTCTCACCCGCCCGAACATATAGGCTGACGTCATCTACAGCCTTGACGTATCCCACCGTCCGGCGCAGGAATCCTCGTTGTACGGGGAAGTATTTCTTCAGTCCCTTCACTTCTAACAGGACGTCTCGTCCTTCATTCATCCTTCATCTCCTAAAGCGAGTCAAGGAGTCGGCGAATCGTTTCTTTTCGTTTCTTTGGTTGGTGCGCTCACGAGTACAGGAAACAGCTCACCTTATGCCCCGGTGAGACCTCGCGCAGTGGCGGCCGAGAGACGTTGCAGACGCCAGGTATCCGCTCATCGCATCGTGAGTAGAAGGGGCATCCTTTGTGGACCGCATAGGGGCTGGGCAACGTCCCTTTGATCGGGGCGAGCGTTGAGATCTCGCCCTCGATCCTGGGGATGGACCGCCACAAAGCGCGCGTATACGGATGCAGCGGGTTCTCGAAGATCTCATCAGCGCTGGCGTGTTCCATCACCCGGCCCAGGTACATTACCATGATCTCGTCCGACATCTCTCCGACGACGGCTAAGTCATGGCTGATATACATGATCGCCATGCCGAACTCAGCCTGCAAATCCTTGATCAAGTCCAGGATCTGCGCCTCGATGGTCACGTCCAGCGCCGTGGTCGGCTCATCGGCGATGAGTAGGCGAGGGTTACACGACAGCGCCATGGCGATCATGGCACGCTGGCGCATGCCGCCGCTGAGCTGATGGGGATAAGCGTCCACCAGGCGAGTCGGCTGTGGGATCCCCACCCGGCGCAGCATGTCAATCGTGCGTTCCCGGGCCTCCCGTTTCGTGACCTGAGGGTAGTGGAGCAAGATCGCCTCTATGATTTGGTCACCGATGGTATGTAGAGGGCTGAAGGACGTCATCGGCTCTTGGAAGATCATGGCGATCTCTTTCCAGCGGATGCTGCGCATCCTGGCTCCATCTCGGGGCAGCTCCAGTAAGTTGATCACCTCTTGGCTTCCAGCTTCGTTCTCCAAGTACAGCAATACCTCCCCTCCTACCTCCCTGGCCGGAGGCGAGGGGATGATCCGCATGATGGACTGAGCTGTTACCGACTTCCCGCAACCACTCTCACCGATGACGCCCAGGGTTTGGCCTTGCCTGATCTGGAAGCTGACGCCATCTACCGCTTTGACCACCCCCTCATACATAAAGAAATACGTCTGAAGATCGCGTACTTCCAGCAATAAACGGTTGTCAGAACCCGCCATGATTTCTCACCTTTGACCCACTACGTATCACGCATTATGTTTTTACCGCGCATACGGATCGGCCGCATCGCGGAGGCCATCGCCGACGAAATTAAACAGCAGCACCGTGGCGATCACGAACAGAGCCGGGATCAACAGCCACGGCTGCTGAGCGACTGCGACGAGGTTTTGGGCATCCTGAAGCAACACGCCCCAGCTCACCGCGGGCGGTTGGATGCCCAGCCCGATAAAGCTTAAAGCCGTCTCGGTCATGATCATGCCGGGAATGGACACGGTGATAGAGACGATCAGATGGCTGGTAAAGCCGGGCAGGAGATGCCGGGTGATAATGCGCCACTCGCTAGCTCCCGCCGCTTGTGCTGCCAGCGCGTAATCCTCCTCGCGTAGGGCAAGCAGCTTGCCGCGCACCACGCGCGCCAGGCCGGACCACCCCAACACAGAAAGGATCACGGTGATGGCGAAATAGGTCTTGAGGACTGGCCAATCTCGGGGCAAGGCAGCGGATAGAGCCATCCAGAGGGGCAGAGACGGAATGGACAATAAGAAGTCGATAATCCGCTGGATGATATCATCCACCACGCCACCGAAATAGCCGGAAATCCCACCCAGGATAACGCCCAAGATGAAGCTCAGGAACACGCCCACCAGCCCGATGGACAGCGAGATGCGCGCCCCATAGATGGTTCGTGAGAAGACATCCCGCCCTAGCCGATCCGTGCCGAAGAGCAGGATAGGCGTCCCCTCGACGCCGAAGAGATGAATATCGGTCGGGATCAGCCCCCAGAGCTTATAGGGCTCTCCCTTCACAAAGAAACGGATCGGATAGGTTTTCGTCGTATCCTCTACGAAGTGGTACCGGAACGTATTCTGATCTAACTCTCGCTTGAGCGCATAAACAAACGGACGCTGCAATCCCTCGCCAGGCTTGATCAGATGTACCCGCACCGGCGGGCTTTGCTGATACCCATCGAAACGGGTGCTGGGCAGATAAGGGCTGAAGAACTCAGCGAAGAGAGCCACGAAGTAGAGGACCCCCAATAACACGGCGGATGTCATGGCCACGCGATGCCGACGGAACCGCCACCAAATCAGCTCCCATTGTGTGGCGTAGTAAAATCGCTCATCAGCCGCCTCAGCCGGCTGGTCTAGTTGGATTACCTCGGGTTCTATGGCGATCTCAGCCGTGTCACTTACGATAGCTCGCTCTTGAACACTCACTTTTGCACCCCCTCGTAACGAATCCGCGGATCGAGCGCAGCCAACAAGATATCGGCGAGCAAAGCACCTACCACTGTCAACGTGCTCAATATCATCACAATACTTCCGGCCAGATACATATCCTGGGCCAAGACAGCCCGCAGCAAGACTGGGCCGGTGGTTTGAAGGCTAAGCACGATCGCGATCAGGACCTCGCCCGAGACAATACCCGGCAATATCCAGCTAATCGTGCTGATCATAGGATTGATGGCCACACGCACCGGATACTTGAAAAGAATTCGCGTCCAGGGAAGCCCTTTGGCACGGGCCGTGATCACATACTGCTTCCGCAGCTCGTCCAGCAAGTTCGCACGCATAACGCGAATCGTCACCCCGGTCCCAGCCAGCCCTACCATGATCATTGGCATCACGATATGTTTGAGCATGTCTACGAACTTAGCCCAGCTCCAGGGAGCGTCTATGTACTCCATGGAAAACAGACCCAGCGCGGAGAAGTTGAAGAACTTAAAGAACGCCCAGGCCAAGATCAACGCCAGCAGGAACCCCGGCGTCGCCAGGCCGATAAAGCCGATGAACGTGAACACGTAATCTAAAACGGAATACTGATGAGTTGCCGAGTAAATGCCGATAGGGATGGCGATGATCCAGGAGAAGATAAGTGATAACAGCGAGATGAAGACGGTCAGCGGAATGCGTTCCTTCAAGATCTCTTTGACCGGCCGCTGCCATTGAAAAGACCAGCCGAAGTCTCCGCGCAGCAGCATCCCTTCCATCCATCTCAGATAGCGTATGTATAGGGGCTTGTCTAACCCGTATGTTCGGATCAGCCGAGCGGCCTCATCTTCACTCACCTCGACCCCTGACATTCGCAAGCTCTGGATTTGAAAACTCACCC
This Anaerolineae bacterium DNA region includes the following protein-coding sequences:
- a CDS encoding ATP-binding cassette domain-containing protein, whose amino-acid sequence is MNEGRDVLLEVKGLKKYFPVQRGFLRRTVGYVKAVDDVSLYVRAGETLGVVGESGCGKTTLGRCIVRLYQPTAGEIYLRDGERVLPVHNLDSKDMRTFRRSVQIIFQDPFSSLNPRMNVLETVGEPLLVNGIAKGKELEERVTEVIQQVGLRVEHLRRYPHSFSGGQRQRIGIARALVVRPKLIVADEPVSALDVSIQAQILNLLKELQERFQLTYIFVSHAMSVIRYVSDRIAVMYAGKLVEIGPKDELLANPKHPYTEALLAAAPRISLRRRGKRMVTLGEPPDLANLPSGCVFHPRCKYAQEICKVTPPELKPMGPDYFVSCHLAEELELQGISTPGR
- a CDS encoding ABC transporter permease, coding for MLAYIARRLVMMIPILLLISIVSFFIIELPPGDWVSFQIQSLRMSGVEVSEDEAARLIRTYGLDKPLYIRYLRWMEGMLLRGDFGWSFQWQRPVKEILKERIPLTVFISLLSLIFSWIIAIPIGIYSATHQYSVLDYVFTFIGFIGLATPGFLLALILAWAFFKFFNFSALGLFSMEYIDAPWSWAKFVDMLKHIVMPMIMVGLAGTGVTIRVMRANLLDELRKQYVITARAKGLPWTRILFKYPVRVAINPMISTISWILPGIVSGEVLIAIVLSLQTTGPVLLRAVLAQDMYLAGSIVMILSTLTVVGALLADILLAALDPRIRYEGVQK
- a CDS encoding ABC transporter permease gives rise to the protein MQLDQPAEAADERFYYATQWELIWWRFRRHRVAMTSAVLLGVLYFVALFAEFFSPYLPSTRFDGYQQSPPVRVHLIKPGEGLQRPFVYALKRELDQNTFRYHFVEDTTKTYPIRFFVKGEPYKLWGLIPTDIHLFGVEGTPILLFGTDRLGRDVFSRTIYGARISLSIGLVGVFLSFILGVILGGISGYFGGVVDDIIQRIIDFLLSIPSLPLWMALSAALPRDWPVLKTYFAITVILSVLGWSGLARVVRGKLLALREEDYALAAQAAGASEWRIITRHLLPGFTSHLIVSITVSIPGMIMTETALSFIGLGIQPPAVSWGVLLQDAQNLVAVAQQPWLLIPALFVIATVLLFNFVGDGLRDAADPYAR
- a CDS encoding ABC transporter ATP-binding protein gives rise to the protein MAGSDNRLLLEVRDLQTYFFMYEGVVKAVDGVSFQIRQGQTLGVIGESGCGKSVTAQSIMRIIPSPPAREVGGEVLLYLENEAGSQEVINLLELPRDGARMRSIRWKEIAMIFQEPMTSFSPLHTIGDQIIEAILLHYPQVTKREARERTIDMLRRVGIPQPTRLVDAYPHQLSGGMRQRAMIAMALSCNPRLLIADEPTTALDVTIEAQILDLIKDLQAEFGMAIMYISHDLAVVGEMSDEIMVMYLGRVMEHASADEIFENPLHPYTRALWRSIPRIEGEISTLAPIKGTLPSPYAVHKGCPFYSRCDERIPGVCNVSRPPLREVSPGHKVSCFLYS